From a single Opisthocomus hoazin isolate bOpiHoa1 chromosome 6, bOpiHoa1.hap1, whole genome shotgun sequence genomic region:
- the STIL gene encoding SCL-interrupting locus protein isoform X1 has protein sequence MVPFSFPLSKCALWDPVPMGDVIGSHITYYRNPRLSMMEKTLRLAYRHAKQNENELFSCFLLGTLAVDEDGEGITLTIDRFDPGREVAGGSGKTPTTSLPGDFLIPCTVNAWGPSSENIIVHSTEDISLAFKGLQHSLCSKESLDLSKLLTVRAHIVFTENLDNLHFNFHWASVTAANILEYTPVKSVPIIPTALARNLNSPMNIAQVQGTYKCGYLTMDQTRKLLLLLESDPKAYTLPLVGVWLSGVTHICSPQVWACCLRYLFSSSVQERVFSESGSFLIVLYSLTHKEPEFYECVPCSGQTELGFQILTCNETVHLFKNVEPSDKSPVQFELSAENQNAETEFFSRVCKKLPVGSPPEGCSPSKLSASDHDSGVEDEDLSPRPIPSPHPVSQQVTRIFPSVPELSLVLDGSFIESGQSSKLTGTLNAKSQPSVLHQPIKKKWCLGSTYYPTQHSEDKQNFSANMGDPSLRQLPNHLNQKIPTSRPSRGKEALVQQQLHCKKACLQSRKNSGSSSTSTPCSGPSPDTSVHHPRKPAEGLVVNPSGVAQQGEPLIRKTSMSSSKQFPAVTQPVLYNSAFAPQSCRRPAELQVPVQVPPYCPASACNCHFAASVQYNPINSWQGTGEISSKHGADVQTEVAQENPCAVLHHNIVCPNICCNPGYTTSSPMSVRYHGKMGSCSLNNSLSPGIRLPSSASPSSPQFCAAHSPCLHVPASKAGSDNGMMGLSPDAYRVLTEQDRQLKLLQAQIQRLLEAQARQACSSEPAAARLALQPEKNGDLVSMETQSSPGSHTRKSVSIAVSTGASLFWNTAPEKQDDSIPQGKKEDEESSKEDISLSINAEQDASNTSIASSLKVVDMPSFVDSIHLVEEGTNRNTLQNGNVSQPLVRLSSLEESVTVSLQKEPTEGAGSRVVVTSKQDPEPPASLLPRHPSEDQKLYQDLLGQVNHLLKSSEEQDHLPVKSGFVDDDGPKYQGIDDTTEAASETDTGAVDKESVISATLKQLKSLGVTIDSPGKMKKNTHQVESASILARINPEAVVPGLNYMSFANVSMCGLTPNVVDLSMEANAIALKYLSENQLSRLSLSHSGQNPPADFSFQDILHANTDKSMVGFSLISPNNMSFATKKYMKRYGLIQGNDSSEDEEELQVQDGNSGTVKSESVLDKNCTPPELDGFNRWTELSKRIDGKLPVLLKSHSRELTTNAPPPELNSPVLRNITNEIFPARADQADESSVHILKDLKSKPKLFPGRAEFTEQPGRKDEGDTQVFPGNLHTPARETLNQSNSMNSVGTILDVKQLRQLPKLF, from the exons ATGGTCCCTTTCAGTTTCCCTCTGTCCAAGTGTGCACTTTGGGACCCAGTCCCTATGGGTGATGTCATTGGCTCACATATCACCTATTACAG AAACCCAAGACTATCTATGATGGAGAAAACCTTGCGCCTTGCCTATCGCCATGCTAAGCAGAATGAAAATgaattgttttcctgttttctgcttgGGACTCTTGCAGTAGATGAAG atggGGAAGGCATAACGCTAACAATAGACCGCTTTGATCCCGGTCGAGAAGTTGCTGGTGGATCAGGCAAAACTCCAACTACGTCTCTTCCTGGAGACTTTTTGATTCCATGTACAGTTAATGCCTGGGGACCTTCTTCAGAGAATATTATAGTGCACAGCACTGAAGATATCAGCTTGGCTTTCAAG GGTTTGCAGCACAGTCTGTGCAGTAAAGAATCACTGGATCTGTCTAAACTGCTCACTGTTAGAGCTCACATTGTTTTCACAGAAAACCTGGATAATctacattttaattttcactggGCTTCTGTTACTGCAGCAAATATCCTGGAATACACCCCCGTGAAGTCTGTCCCAATTATTCCTACAGCCCTAGCAAGAAATTTGAACAGTCCCATGAATATTGCCCAAGTTCAAGGAACTTACAAATGTGG CTACCTTACTATGGACCAGACACGAAAATTGCTTTTGCTGCTCGAGTCTGATCCCAAGGCTTATACTCTGCCGCTAGTTGGAGT TTGGCTGAGTGGAGTTACTCATATCTGTAGTCCTCAAGTCTGGGCCTGTTGCTTGCGATATTTATTCAGTTCTTCAGTTCAAGAAAG ggttttttcggAATCTGGGAGTTTTCTTATTGTGCTTTATTCATTGACACACAAGGAACCAGAGTTTTATGAGTGCGTCCCATGCAGTGGACAGACTGAACTAGGGTTTCAGATCTTAACTTGCAATGAAACAGTACACCTCTTCAAA AATGTTGAACCTTCAGACAAGAGCCCTGTCCAGTTTGAGTTGAGTGCAGAAAACCAAAATGCAGAAACTGAGTTCTTCAGCAGAGTTTGCAAGAAACTTCCTGTTGGAAG TCCTCCAGAAGGCTGTTCACCCAGCAAGTTGTCAGCAAGCGACCACGACTCTGGTGTAGAAGATGAGGACTTATCCCCCAGACCAATTCCAAGTCCTCATCCAGTGAGTCAACAG GTTACCAGGATCTTTCCTTCAGTTCCTGAGCTGTCTCTTGTTTTGGATGGGAGTTTCATAGAATCAGGACAATCATCTAAGCTGACGGGGACTTTGAATGCTAAAAGTCAACCCTCAGTGCTACATCAGccaattaaaaagaaatggtGCTTGGGATCTACGTATTACCCCACCCAACACTCTGAAGACAAGCAAAACTTTTCTGCTAATATGGGAGATCCCTCTCTGAGGCAATTACCAAACCATTTAAACCAGAAAATTCCGACTTCAAGGCCTTCCAGAGGAAAGGAAGCTCTAGTACAGCAACAGTTGCACTGTAAGAAAGCTTGCCTTCAATCAAGAAAGAACTCTGGATCTTCTTCTACTTCAACCCCTTGTAGTGGCCCTTCTCCGGATACCTCTGTGCATCACCCCAGAAAGCCAGCAGAAGGACTTGTGGTAAATCCCAGTGGAGTCGCACAGCAGGGAGAGCCTCTAATTAGAAAAACATCAATGTCCAGTTCCAAGCAGTTTCCTGCTGTTACACAGCCAGTCCTCTACAACTCTGCTTTTGCACCACAGAgctgcagaagaccagcagagctgcaggtgcCAGTTCAAGTGCCACCTTACTGTCCAGCCAGTGCATGCAACTGTCATTTTGCTGCTTCCGTCCAGTATAATCCGATAAACTCATGGCAAGGAACTGGGGAAATAAGCTCCAAACACGGAGCGGACGTACAGACGGAGGTGGCTCAAGAGAATCCATGTGCAGTGCTCCATCACAATATAGTTTGCCCAAACATCTGCTGCAATCCAGGGTATACCACAAGCAGCCCTATGAGCGTGAGATATCATGGGAAAATGGGGAGCTGTTCTCTCAACAATAGCTTATCACCTGGAATAAGACTGCCTTCAAGCGCAAGCCCCTCTAGTCCGCAGTTCTGTGCAGCCCACTCACCGTGCCTGCACGTGCCTGCTTCTAAAGCAGGATCAGATAATGGGATGATGGGATTATCTCCAGACGCCTACCGGGTTCTTACAGAACAAGATAGACAACTCAAATTACTTCAAGCTCAG ATCCAGCGCTTATTGGAAGCACAGGCTCGCCAGGCTTGTTCCTCTGAACCAGCAGCAGCTCGTCTTGCTCTGCAGCCCGAGAAGAACGGGGACCTTGTTTCCATGGAAACACAGTCCTCACCGGGTTCGCACACAAGGAAAAGTGTGAGCATTGCTGTGAGCACAG GTGCTAGCTTATTTTGGAATACAGCCCCGGAAAAACAGGATGACTCTAtaccacaaggaaaaaaagaggatgaaGAGAGTTCTAAGGAAGACATAAGCCTTTCAATTAACGCTGAACAAGATGCAAGTAATACAAGTATTGCTTCTTCCTTAAAGGTGGTTGACATGCCCAGCTTTGTAGACAGTATTCATCTTGTGGAAGAAGGAACTAATCGGAACACTCTCCA aaatggaaatgtttcCCAACCACTCGTTCGCCTTTCATCCCTGGAAGAGAGCGTGACCGTGTCTCTGCAGAAGGAACCAacagagggagctggcagccgTGTGGTGGTGACGAGCAAGCAGGACCCGGAGCCACCGGCCTCGCTGCTGCCCCGGCACCCGTCAGAGGATCAGAAGCTTTACCAGGACTTACTG GGCCAGGTAAACCACCTCTTAAAGTCCTCGGAAGAGCAAGATCACTTGCCTGTAAAATCAGGATTTGTTGACGATGATGGTCCTAAGTATCAGGGTATTGATGATACAACAGAAGCGGCTTCAGAGACTGACACGGGAGCGGTGGATAAAGAGAGCGTGATTAGTGCTACGCTCAAACAACTGAAGAGTCTCGGAGTGACAATTGACTCGCctggcaaaatgaagaaaaatacacaCCAAGTGGAGAGTGCCAG CATCTTAGCACGCATAAATCCTGAAGCAGTGGTTCCTGGACTAAATTATATGTCGTTTGCCAATGTCAGCATGTGTGGCTTAACTCCTAATGTTGTTGATCTGAGCATGGAAGCAAATGCTATAGCACTCAAGTATCTCAGTGAAAATCAGTTATCTCGACTTTCTCTCAGTCACTCAGGCCAAAATCCTCCTGCAGATTTCTCTTTCCAAGACATCCTGCATGCAAATACGGACAAGAGCATGGTGGGTTTTAGCTTAATTTCACCAAACAATATGTCTTTTGCAACCAAGAAGTACATGAAACGATATGGGCTGATACAGGGCAATGACAGTAGCGAAGACGAAGAGGAGCTGCAGGTTCAGGATGGCAATTCTGGCACTGTCAAAAGTGAAAGCGTGCTGGACAAGAACTGTACTCCCCCTGAGCTGGATGGCTTCAACCGCTGGACTGAATTATCCAAAAGAATTGATGGAAAGCTTCCCGTTCTTCTAAAAAGTCACAGCAGAGAGTTGACTACTAATGCTCCCCCACCAGAATTAAACAGCCCtgtattaagaaatattacaaatgAAATTTTTCCTGCCAGAGCAGATCAAGCAGATGAAAGCTCAGTTCACATTTTGAAGGATTTAAAATCAAAACCCAAACTGTTTCCTGGGAGAGCTGAATTCACTGAACAACCTGGCAGGAAAGATGAAGGAGATACTCAGGTCTTCCCTGGAAATCTGCATACCCCGGCCCGTGAAACATTAAACCAGTCGAACAGCATGAATTCTGTTGGCACCATTCTTGATGTGAAACAGCTCCGGCAGTTGCCAAAGTTGTTCTGA
- the STIL gene encoding SCL-interrupting locus protein isoform X2 yields MVPFSFPLSKCALWDPVPMGDVIGSHITYYRNPRLSMMEKTLRLAYRHAKQNENELFSCFLLGTLAVDEDGEGITLTIDRFDPGREVAGGSGKTPTTSLPGDFLIPCTVNAWGPSSENIIVHSTEDISLAFKGLQHSLCSKESLDLSKLLTVRAHIVFTENLDNLHFNFHWASVTAANILEYTPVKSVPIIPTALARNLNSPMNIAQVQGTYKCGYLTMDQTRKLLLLLESDPKAYTLPLVGVWLSGVTHICSPQVWACCLRYLFSSSVQERVFSESGSFLIVLYSLTHKEPEFYECVPCSGQTELGFQILTCNETVHLFKNVEPSDKSPVQFELSAENQNAETEFFSRVCKKLPVGSPPEGCSPSKLSASDHDSGVEDEDLSPRPIPSPHPVTRIFPSVPELSLVLDGSFIESGQSSKLTGTLNAKSQPSVLHQPIKKKWCLGSTYYPTQHSEDKQNFSANMGDPSLRQLPNHLNQKIPTSRPSRGKEALVQQQLHCKKACLQSRKNSGSSSTSTPCSGPSPDTSVHHPRKPAEGLVVNPSGVAQQGEPLIRKTSMSSSKQFPAVTQPVLYNSAFAPQSCRRPAELQVPVQVPPYCPASACNCHFAASVQYNPINSWQGTGEISSKHGADVQTEVAQENPCAVLHHNIVCPNICCNPGYTTSSPMSVRYHGKMGSCSLNNSLSPGIRLPSSASPSSPQFCAAHSPCLHVPASKAGSDNGMMGLSPDAYRVLTEQDRQLKLLQAQIQRLLEAQARQACSSEPAAARLALQPEKNGDLVSMETQSSPGSHTRKSVSIAVSTGASLFWNTAPEKQDDSIPQGKKEDEESSKEDISLSINAEQDASNTSIASSLKVVDMPSFVDSIHLVEEGTNRNTLQNGNVSQPLVRLSSLEESVTVSLQKEPTEGAGSRVVVTSKQDPEPPASLLPRHPSEDQKLYQDLLGQVNHLLKSSEEQDHLPVKSGFVDDDGPKYQGIDDTTEAASETDTGAVDKESVISATLKQLKSLGVTIDSPGKMKKNTHQVESASILARINPEAVVPGLNYMSFANVSMCGLTPNVVDLSMEANAIALKYLSENQLSRLSLSHSGQNPPADFSFQDILHANTDKSMVGFSLISPNNMSFATKKYMKRYGLIQGNDSSEDEEELQVQDGNSGTVKSESVLDKNCTPPELDGFNRWTELSKRIDGKLPVLLKSHSRELTTNAPPPELNSPVLRNITNEIFPARADQADESSVHILKDLKSKPKLFPGRAEFTEQPGRKDEGDTQVFPGNLHTPARETLNQSNSMNSVGTILDVKQLRQLPKLF; encoded by the exons ATGGTCCCTTTCAGTTTCCCTCTGTCCAAGTGTGCACTTTGGGACCCAGTCCCTATGGGTGATGTCATTGGCTCACATATCACCTATTACAG AAACCCAAGACTATCTATGATGGAGAAAACCTTGCGCCTTGCCTATCGCCATGCTAAGCAGAATGAAAATgaattgttttcctgttttctgcttgGGACTCTTGCAGTAGATGAAG atggGGAAGGCATAACGCTAACAATAGACCGCTTTGATCCCGGTCGAGAAGTTGCTGGTGGATCAGGCAAAACTCCAACTACGTCTCTTCCTGGAGACTTTTTGATTCCATGTACAGTTAATGCCTGGGGACCTTCTTCAGAGAATATTATAGTGCACAGCACTGAAGATATCAGCTTGGCTTTCAAG GGTTTGCAGCACAGTCTGTGCAGTAAAGAATCACTGGATCTGTCTAAACTGCTCACTGTTAGAGCTCACATTGTTTTCACAGAAAACCTGGATAATctacattttaattttcactggGCTTCTGTTACTGCAGCAAATATCCTGGAATACACCCCCGTGAAGTCTGTCCCAATTATTCCTACAGCCCTAGCAAGAAATTTGAACAGTCCCATGAATATTGCCCAAGTTCAAGGAACTTACAAATGTGG CTACCTTACTATGGACCAGACACGAAAATTGCTTTTGCTGCTCGAGTCTGATCCCAAGGCTTATACTCTGCCGCTAGTTGGAGT TTGGCTGAGTGGAGTTACTCATATCTGTAGTCCTCAAGTCTGGGCCTGTTGCTTGCGATATTTATTCAGTTCTTCAGTTCAAGAAAG ggttttttcggAATCTGGGAGTTTTCTTATTGTGCTTTATTCATTGACACACAAGGAACCAGAGTTTTATGAGTGCGTCCCATGCAGTGGACAGACTGAACTAGGGTTTCAGATCTTAACTTGCAATGAAACAGTACACCTCTTCAAA AATGTTGAACCTTCAGACAAGAGCCCTGTCCAGTTTGAGTTGAGTGCAGAAAACCAAAATGCAGAAACTGAGTTCTTCAGCAGAGTTTGCAAGAAACTTCCTGTTGGAAG TCCTCCAGAAGGCTGTTCACCCAGCAAGTTGTCAGCAAGCGACCACGACTCTGGTGTAGAAGATGAGGACTTATCCCCCAGACCAATTCCAAGTCCTCATCCA GTTACCAGGATCTTTCCTTCAGTTCCTGAGCTGTCTCTTGTTTTGGATGGGAGTTTCATAGAATCAGGACAATCATCTAAGCTGACGGGGACTTTGAATGCTAAAAGTCAACCCTCAGTGCTACATCAGccaattaaaaagaaatggtGCTTGGGATCTACGTATTACCCCACCCAACACTCTGAAGACAAGCAAAACTTTTCTGCTAATATGGGAGATCCCTCTCTGAGGCAATTACCAAACCATTTAAACCAGAAAATTCCGACTTCAAGGCCTTCCAGAGGAAAGGAAGCTCTAGTACAGCAACAGTTGCACTGTAAGAAAGCTTGCCTTCAATCAAGAAAGAACTCTGGATCTTCTTCTACTTCAACCCCTTGTAGTGGCCCTTCTCCGGATACCTCTGTGCATCACCCCAGAAAGCCAGCAGAAGGACTTGTGGTAAATCCCAGTGGAGTCGCACAGCAGGGAGAGCCTCTAATTAGAAAAACATCAATGTCCAGTTCCAAGCAGTTTCCTGCTGTTACACAGCCAGTCCTCTACAACTCTGCTTTTGCACCACAGAgctgcagaagaccagcagagctgcaggtgcCAGTTCAAGTGCCACCTTACTGTCCAGCCAGTGCATGCAACTGTCATTTTGCTGCTTCCGTCCAGTATAATCCGATAAACTCATGGCAAGGAACTGGGGAAATAAGCTCCAAACACGGAGCGGACGTACAGACGGAGGTGGCTCAAGAGAATCCATGTGCAGTGCTCCATCACAATATAGTTTGCCCAAACATCTGCTGCAATCCAGGGTATACCACAAGCAGCCCTATGAGCGTGAGATATCATGGGAAAATGGGGAGCTGTTCTCTCAACAATAGCTTATCACCTGGAATAAGACTGCCTTCAAGCGCAAGCCCCTCTAGTCCGCAGTTCTGTGCAGCCCACTCACCGTGCCTGCACGTGCCTGCTTCTAAAGCAGGATCAGATAATGGGATGATGGGATTATCTCCAGACGCCTACCGGGTTCTTACAGAACAAGATAGACAACTCAAATTACTTCAAGCTCAG ATCCAGCGCTTATTGGAAGCACAGGCTCGCCAGGCTTGTTCCTCTGAACCAGCAGCAGCTCGTCTTGCTCTGCAGCCCGAGAAGAACGGGGACCTTGTTTCCATGGAAACACAGTCCTCACCGGGTTCGCACACAAGGAAAAGTGTGAGCATTGCTGTGAGCACAG GTGCTAGCTTATTTTGGAATACAGCCCCGGAAAAACAGGATGACTCTAtaccacaaggaaaaaaagaggatgaaGAGAGTTCTAAGGAAGACATAAGCCTTTCAATTAACGCTGAACAAGATGCAAGTAATACAAGTATTGCTTCTTCCTTAAAGGTGGTTGACATGCCCAGCTTTGTAGACAGTATTCATCTTGTGGAAGAAGGAACTAATCGGAACACTCTCCA aaatggaaatgtttcCCAACCACTCGTTCGCCTTTCATCCCTGGAAGAGAGCGTGACCGTGTCTCTGCAGAAGGAACCAacagagggagctggcagccgTGTGGTGGTGACGAGCAAGCAGGACCCGGAGCCACCGGCCTCGCTGCTGCCCCGGCACCCGTCAGAGGATCAGAAGCTTTACCAGGACTTACTG GGCCAGGTAAACCACCTCTTAAAGTCCTCGGAAGAGCAAGATCACTTGCCTGTAAAATCAGGATTTGTTGACGATGATGGTCCTAAGTATCAGGGTATTGATGATACAACAGAAGCGGCTTCAGAGACTGACACGGGAGCGGTGGATAAAGAGAGCGTGATTAGTGCTACGCTCAAACAACTGAAGAGTCTCGGAGTGACAATTGACTCGCctggcaaaatgaagaaaaatacacaCCAAGTGGAGAGTGCCAG CATCTTAGCACGCATAAATCCTGAAGCAGTGGTTCCTGGACTAAATTATATGTCGTTTGCCAATGTCAGCATGTGTGGCTTAACTCCTAATGTTGTTGATCTGAGCATGGAAGCAAATGCTATAGCACTCAAGTATCTCAGTGAAAATCAGTTATCTCGACTTTCTCTCAGTCACTCAGGCCAAAATCCTCCTGCAGATTTCTCTTTCCAAGACATCCTGCATGCAAATACGGACAAGAGCATGGTGGGTTTTAGCTTAATTTCACCAAACAATATGTCTTTTGCAACCAAGAAGTACATGAAACGATATGGGCTGATACAGGGCAATGACAGTAGCGAAGACGAAGAGGAGCTGCAGGTTCAGGATGGCAATTCTGGCACTGTCAAAAGTGAAAGCGTGCTGGACAAGAACTGTACTCCCCCTGAGCTGGATGGCTTCAACCGCTGGACTGAATTATCCAAAAGAATTGATGGAAAGCTTCCCGTTCTTCTAAAAAGTCACAGCAGAGAGTTGACTACTAATGCTCCCCCACCAGAATTAAACAGCCCtgtattaagaaatattacaaatgAAATTTTTCCTGCCAGAGCAGATCAAGCAGATGAAAGCTCAGTTCACATTTTGAAGGATTTAAAATCAAAACCCAAACTGTTTCCTGGGAGAGCTGAATTCACTGAACAACCTGGCAGGAAAGATGAAGGAGATACTCAGGTCTTCCCTGGAAATCTGCATACCCCGGCCCGTGAAACATTAAACCAGTCGAACAGCATGAATTCTGTTGGCACCATTCTTGATGTGAAACAGCTCCGGCAGTTGCCAAAGTTGTTCTGA